Proteins found in one Amblyraja radiata isolate CabotCenter1 chromosome 45, sAmbRad1.1.pri, whole genome shotgun sequence genomic segment:
- the LOC116968534 gene encoding histone H3-like — protein sequence MARTKQAACKSTGGKAPRKQLATKAARKSAPATGGVKKPHRYRPGTVALREIRRYQKSTELLIRKLPFQRLVREIAQDFKTDLRFQSSAVMALQEASEAYLVGLFEDTNLCSIHAKQVTIMPKDIQLACRIRGERA from the coding sequence ATGGCCCGGACCAAGCAGGCAGCATGCAAATCGACCGGAGGGAAAGCTCCTCGCAAACAGCTGGCGACCAAAGCGGCGCGGAAGAGCGCTCCAGCCACGGGCGGAGTGAAGAAGCCTCATCGCTACAGACCCGGCACCGTGGCTCTGAGGGAGATCCGGCGCTACCAGAAATCCACCGAGTTGCTCATCCGCAAACTGCCCTTCCAGCGCCTGGTGCGGGAGATCGCTCAGGACTTCAAGACAGACCTGCGCTTCCAGAGCTCGGCCGTCATGGCCCTGCAGGAGGCCAGCGAGGCTTACCTGGTGGGGCTCTTTGAGGACACCAACCTGTGCTCAATCCACGCCAAGCAAGTCACCATCATGCCCAAAGACATCCAGCTGGCCTGCCGTATCCGCGGGGAGCGCGCCTaa